Proteins from a genomic interval of Rhinoraja longicauda isolate Sanriku21f chromosome 16, sRhiLon1.1, whole genome shotgun sequence:
- the nsmce4a gene encoding non-structural maintenance of chromosomes element 4 homolog A: MSESNRSRARASHPSASSPRPLAGTSNCTGGGQQQQQRGRINSAMSDNGAAEDEELSGGGIPYGARDDDPDCRRMLRHQYRELINSVQQNREDMIRPNSNKLTEALEEANKLFSQVRQTSEAALDAQFLVLATNLGQEKANQLHTDMMVFDPSLFAEELLTFMGLRPLENEGSDEDDESAGWLPKDAWTKLGNEAEKYFRRVPTFHYMLGSFKSEPPVPRPKVERQKRVPTEEERRIMPTQLKKMDESHQEATEKEVERILGLLQEYFKADPKTPINFFDFVIDPHSYSRTVENIFHVSFIVRDGFAAIGLDQDKLPIIEPVNEGVGNERPQQQRQQTVISLSQQEWREIIDTFEIADAMIPPFTHGDQ, from the exons ATGTCGGAGAGCAACAGGAGCCGAGCGCGGGCCTCGCACCCGAGCGCCAGCTCCCCCCGCCCGCTGGCCGGCACGTCCAACTGTACAGGAggggggcagcagcagcagcagcgcggcCGCATCAACTCGGCCATGTCGGACAACGGCGCGGCGGAGGACGAGGAGCTGAGCGGCGGCGGCATCCCGTACGGGGCCCGGGACGATGACCCGGACTGCCGCAGGATGCTGCGGCACCAGTACCGGGAGCTCATCAACAGCGTGCagc AGAATCGGGAAGACATGATCAGACCCAACAGTAATAAATTAACAGAAGCACTGGAGGAAGCTAATAAGTTGTTTTCCCAAG TGCGTCAGACAAGTGAGGCAGCTCTGGACGCTCAGTTTCTTGTACTTGCAACAAACCTGGGTCAAGAGAAAGCTAATCAACTACACACAGACATGATGGTGTTTGACCCATCACTTTTTGCAGAGGAACTG TTAACCTTCATGGGTTTGAGACCACTGGAAAATGAAGGGAGTGATGAAGATGATGAATCTGCAGGGTGGCTTCCTAAAGATGCCTGGACTAAATTAGGAAATGAAGCTGAAAAATATtttagaagggttccaacctttcATTATAT GCTGGGATCTTTCAAAAGTGAACCTCCTGTTCCACGACCTAAAGTTGAGAGGCAGAAGAGGGTTCCAACTGAGGAAGAGCGCAGAATAATGCCCACACAG TTGAAGAAAATGGATGAATCTCACCAAGAAGCGACTGAAAAGGAAGTGGAAAGGATATTGGGACTATTGCAAGAATACTTCAAAGCTGACC CGAAAACACCAATCAATTTCTTTGACTTTGTAATTGATCCACATTCTTATTCGCGTACTGTGGAGAACATATTCCATGTCTCCTTTATTGTGAGA GATGGTTTTGCAGCCATTGGACTCGACCAAGATAAACTACCAATTATTG AGCCAGTAAATGAAGGTGTGGGTAATGAAAGACCCCAACAACAAAGACAACAGACAGTCATTTCTTTGAGTCAACAGGAATGGAGG GAAATAATTGATACGTTTGAAATAGCAGATGCCATGATACCACCATTCACCCATGGAGATCAATGA